One Endozoicomonas gorgoniicola DNA window includes the following coding sequences:
- the cysG gene encoding siroheme synthase CysG: MDYFPLFMDIRQRPCLIVGGGDVALRKARILKEAGAFIRIVAHQVSDELKELLNSPEHQIYERGFCQNDLDDAFVVIAATDQQATNQLVAESAKQKNLIVNVVDSPAESNAIMPAIVDRSPVIAAFSTGGKAPVLARMLREKLESLLPSRYGSLAALAGRYRSRVIGRFDSINDRRRFWETIFSGPAAEAALNGDEEGAEREIETQLANQKKQKTGEVYLVGAGPGDPDLLTFRALRLMQQADVVLYDRLVSEPIRALCRRDAEYIYVGKKCAKHIKPQPEINDLLVEQAKMGKRVLRLKGGDPFIFGRGGEELESLARENIPFQVVPGITAASGCASYAGIPLTHRDHAQSVRFVTGHEQNNGCSLDWQSLSKPNQTLVFYMGLLKLGHICDKLITHGCSARTPAALIEKGTTSQQRVITADLSTLPSLVKEKEIRSPALIIIGGVVKLQASLNWKKFTNSSSEI; encoded by the coding sequence ATGGATTACTTTCCTCTTTTTATGGATATCAGGCAGCGCCCTTGCCTGATCGTTGGTGGTGGCGATGTTGCCTTGCGAAAAGCCAGGATTCTCAAAGAAGCCGGAGCATTTATTCGCATCGTCGCCCACCAGGTGAGCGACGAGTTAAAGGAACTGCTGAATAGCCCGGAACACCAGATTTATGAACGTGGCTTTTGTCAAAATGACCTGGACGATGCGTTTGTGGTTATTGCGGCAACCGATCAACAGGCCACCAATCAACTAGTCGCCGAATCGGCAAAGCAGAAAAACCTTATCGTCAATGTGGTGGACTCTCCGGCAGAAAGTAACGCCATTATGCCCGCTATTGTGGATCGCTCCCCAGTGATAGCCGCTTTTTCCACCGGCGGGAAGGCTCCAGTGCTGGCGAGAATGTTGCGTGAAAAACTTGAGAGCCTGTTACCCTCGCGTTATGGATCACTGGCAGCACTGGCCGGACGCTATCGAAGCCGTGTAATTGGGCGTTTTGACTCAATAAACGATAGACGTCGTTTCTGGGAAACGATTTTTTCCGGCCCGGCAGCAGAAGCTGCTCTTAACGGCGACGAGGAAGGTGCTGAAAGAGAGATTGAGACTCAGTTAGCAAACCAGAAAAAACAAAAGACGGGTGAAGTCTACCTGGTAGGCGCAGGACCTGGCGATCCTGACCTGCTGACATTCAGGGCTTTGCGCCTGATGCAGCAGGCAGACGTAGTGCTTTATGATCGTCTTGTTTCCGAACCCATCCGGGCACTGTGCCGCCGGGATGCCGAGTACATCTACGTGGGCAAAAAGTGCGCTAAGCACATTAAGCCCCAGCCTGAAATCAATGACTTACTGGTTGAACAGGCCAAAATGGGCAAGCGGGTGCTTCGGCTCAAAGGCGGTGATCCGTTTATCTTTGGCCGGGGCGGAGAAGAGCTGGAATCTTTAGCCCGGGAAAATATCCCTTTTCAGGTAGTGCCGGGCATCACAGCAGCATCAGGCTGTGCCTCTTACGCCGGAATTCCCCTTACCCACAGGGATCACGCCCAGTCCGTTCGCTTTGTCACCGGCCATGAGCAAAATAACGGCTGCTCCCTTGACTGGCAGAGTTTGAGCAAACCAAACCAGACCCTGGTCTTTTATATGGGTTTATTAAAGCTGGGGCACATCTGCGATAAATTGATAACCCATGGGTGTTCTGCCAGGACACCTGCCGCCTTGATAGAAAAAGGGACAACCAGTCAGCAGCGGGTCATCACGGCTGATCTGTCAACACTTCCCTCTCTGGTGAAAGAAAAAGAGATTCGATCACCTGCACTCATTATTATTGGTGGGGTAGTTAAACTGCAGGCATCTTTGAATTGGAAGAAATTCACCAATAGCTCCAGTGAAATCTAA
- the queG gene encoding tRNA epoxyqueuosine(34) reductase QueG, translating into MQRPDQQDLEPVSAEIDFARLADQIRQWGRELGFQAVGISEGKVPEQDQQHFKEWLAMGFNGDLDYMERNQDLRFNPGLLHPGMIRIISVRMDYLPADTETVKILGEPEKAYVSRYALGRDYHKLIRKRLTQLGKRIEAAVGEHGYRAFVDSAPVMERPLAQQAGLGWMGKHSLIINRQAGSFFFLGELFTNLPLPVDEPYDKNHCGRCSSCMDKCPTGAIVEPYRIDARKCISYLTIENSGPIPIELRSKIGNRIFGCDDCQLACPWNRFAKPTQESDFRPRHSLDSVELADLFLWTEEEFLERTAGSAIRRAGFECWLRNIAVGLGNAPGSDKVVQALLARKDYPSELVREHVLWALEQHAEQWRNFS; encoded by the coding sequence ATGCAGCGACCTGACCAGCAAGACCTTGAACCGGTTTCTGCAGAGATTGACTTTGCCCGGCTGGCCGACCAGATTCGTCAGTGGGGGCGGGAGCTGGGTTTTCAGGCAGTGGGCATATCTGAAGGTAAAGTACCCGAACAGGACCAGCAACACTTCAAAGAGTGGCTGGCCATGGGGTTCAATGGTGACCTGGATTATATGGAGCGGAATCAGGACCTTCGTTTCAATCCCGGATTGTTGCATCCGGGTATGATTCGCATCATTTCGGTCCGGATGGACTATCTGCCTGCGGACACTGAGACCGTAAAAATCCTTGGCGAACCGGAAAAAGCCTATGTGTCCCGCTATGCCCTTGGACGTGATTACCATAAGCTGATCCGCAAACGCCTGACCCAGCTGGGAAAAAGGATTGAAGCTGCCGTTGGCGAACACGGCTACCGGGCTTTTGTCGATAGCGCCCCGGTGATGGAGCGCCCACTGGCGCAGCAGGCGGGACTCGGCTGGATGGGGAAGCATTCATTGATTATCAACCGGCAAGCCGGATCGTTCTTTTTTCTGGGCGAACTGTTTACCAATCTTCCGTTGCCGGTAGATGAGCCTTACGATAAAAACCATTGCGGACGCTGTTCATCCTGTATGGATAAATGCCCAACCGGTGCCATTGTTGAACCCTATCGCATTGACGCCCGCAAATGCATTTCCTATCTCACCATTGAAAACAGTGGCCCAATTCCCATAGAGCTGCGCAGCAAAATAGGCAACCGTATCTTTGGCTGTGATGACTGCCAGCTTGCCTGCCCCTGGAACCGCTTTGCCAAACCGACTCAGGAAAGTGATTTTCGGCCCAGGCACTCATTAGATTCTGTGGAGCTTGCTGATCTGTTTCTGTGGACAGAAGAAGAGTTTCTGGAACGTACCGCAGGTTCAGCCATCCGGCGGGCAGGTTTTGAGTGCTGGTTGCGTAATATTGCGGTTGGGCTGGGCAATGCGCCCGGCAGCGACAAAGTCGTTCAGGCATTACTGGCCCGAAAAGACTATCCATCGGAACTGGTGCGGGAGCATGTACTTTGGGCTTTGGAGCAACATGCTGAACAGTGGCGAAACTTTTCCTGA
- a CDS encoding NAD(P)H-hydrate dehydratase: MCRLPQQLYTAEQVRQLDRLAIGGVADHPGINGFELMGRAADAAFSRLLQSYPQLDQGAGMQVFCGAGNNGGDGYLIAALASERKIPVSVTALKHPDELTGDARKAFEHCSSKGVRIVLWRDESAVTGEILVDAMLGTGLSGEVRGDYWQAIEALNHSGKPVVAVDIPSGLCADTGAVLGTAVQAELTVTFIGTKQGLLTGDGPQLCGTLHFTDLDVPAVVYNRLKPSSIRLDESALKGLLAPRKRTAHKGDYGHVLIIGGNHGMPGAVIMAAEAAISCGAGKVTVATRPEHLPALAIRRPEVMAVGVGSRADLQSLLHDKTVIVAGPGIGTDSWAYDLVDETLNTDVSVVLDADALNLLSEHSQLRRARKFPMMLTPHPGEAARLLKTDTGSVQKDRFAAVAGLSETYNACVVLKGAGSLIQYEQQTSLCSAGNPGMAVAGMGDVLSGVIGALLAQNLPVYDAARLGVWLHASGADTLAWQQGETGLLATDTIPFIRQQLNELTGHAVKN; the protein is encoded by the coding sequence ATGTGCCGTTTACCACAACAACTTTACACCGCTGAGCAGGTTCGTCAACTGGACAGGCTGGCGATTGGTGGTGTTGCCGATCATCCGGGCATTAATGGTTTTGAACTGATGGGGCGAGCGGCTGATGCGGCATTCAGCCGTCTTTTACAGAGTTATCCACAGCTTGATCAGGGTGCCGGAATGCAGGTGTTCTGTGGCGCAGGAAACAATGGCGGGGATGGTTATCTTATCGCGGCACTGGCTTCTGAGCGGAAAATTCCTGTTTCTGTCACAGCGTTGAAGCATCCGGATGAGCTGACAGGCGATGCCCGCAAGGCATTTGAGCATTGCAGCAGCAAGGGTGTCCGTATCGTTCTGTGGCGTGATGAGTCAGCGGTTACAGGTGAGATTCTGGTGGATGCCATGCTTGGTACTGGCTTGAGTGGCGAGGTTCGCGGGGATTACTGGCAGGCCATTGAAGCTTTAAACCACTCCGGCAAACCCGTTGTTGCCGTCGATATTCCGTCCGGGCTGTGTGCCGACACGGGTGCGGTGCTGGGAACCGCTGTGCAGGCTGAACTGACGGTGACGTTTATTGGCACGAAACAGGGGCTGTTAACAGGTGATGGTCCTCAGCTATGCGGCACGTTGCACTTTACTGACCTGGACGTTCCTGCTGTCGTTTATAACCGGTTAAAACCGTCTTCTATACGGCTGGATGAGTCTGCTCTTAAAGGACTGCTGGCTCCAAGAAAACGAACAGCCCATAAAGGTGATTATGGTCATGTCCTTATCATTGGCGGTAATCATGGTATGCCGGGTGCGGTGATCATGGCGGCAGAGGCCGCCATAAGCTGCGGGGCAGGTAAGGTGACAGTGGCGACTCGGCCTGAACACTTGCCTGCTCTTGCCATTCGCCGGCCAGAGGTAATGGCTGTGGGAGTTGGCAGCAGGGCAGATTTACAATCCTTACTACACGACAAAACAGTCATTGTTGCAGGACCTGGTATAGGTACTGACTCATGGGCGTATGACCTTGTGGATGAGACCCTGAATACAGATGTGTCCGTCGTACTGGATGCCGATGCACTGAACCTGTTATCGGAGCATTCCCAATTGCGTCGGGCGCGAAAGTTTCCGATGATGCTTACTCCCCATCCGGGTGAGGCGGCCCGGTTGCTGAAAACGGATACCGGGTCTGTGCAGAAAGATCGTTTTGCCGCTGTCGCCGGTTTGTCTGAAACATACAATGCGTGTGTCGTTTTGAAAGGCGCTGGTAGCCTGATTCAGTATGAACAGCAAACCAGCCTGTGTTCTGCCGGAAATCCCGGTATGGCTGTAGCAGGTATGGGGGATGTGCTCAGTGGTGTTATCGGGGCACTACTGGCGCAGAATTTACCAGTTTATGATGCAGCCAGACTGGGTGTCTGGCTGCATGCCAGTGGTGCAGATACGCTGGCATGGCAACAGGGTGAAACCGGTTTGCTGGCAACGGATACGATTCCTTTTATCCGGCAGCAGCTCAATGAGTTAACCGGTCATGCAGTAAAAAATTGA
- the tsaE gene encoding tRNA (adenosine(37)-N6)-threonylcarbamoyltransferase complex ATPase subunit type 1 TsaE — translation MQKNVHKEQVDLLIDDEDAMVQLGTSLALATEGEAVIYLHGDLGAGKTTLCRGILRHFGHQGAVKSPTYTLVEPYRINGQLIYHFDLYRLADPEELEFIGGRDYFSEAGICLIEWPGRGAGALPDADLEVKLDYNLPGRKATIVAGTTRGALMLARMQEGKCQ, via the coding sequence ATGCAAAAAAATGTACACAAGGAGCAGGTAGACCTGCTGATCGACGATGAGGATGCCATGGTTCAGCTGGGGACTTCCCTGGCACTGGCTACTGAGGGTGAGGCAGTTATTTATCTGCACGGTGACCTTGGGGCAGGAAAAACAACACTCTGTCGCGGGATTCTGAGGCATTTTGGGCATCAGGGAGCGGTTAAGAGCCCAACTTACACACTGGTTGAGCCCTATCGCATTAATGGTCAGCTTATTTATCATTTTGACCTGTACCGTCTGGCAGACCCTGAAGAACTGGAGTTTATTGGCGGGCGGGATTATTTTTCCGAAGCGGGCATCTGCCTGATTGAATGGCCAGGCCGGGGGGCGGGCGCTCTGCCTGACGCCGATCTGGAAGTAAAGCTTGATTATAATTTACCAGGAAGAAAGGCGACCATCGTCGCAGGCACGACCAGAGGGGCATTGATGCTGGCAAGGATGCAGGAGGGTAAATGTCAATAA
- a CDS encoding N-acetylmuramoyl-L-alanine amidase: MSIKPGILGLLLNRFRQSGSEPKALKNSRRQFVATGAKLALGLSLLKAEIVLAASKVIRDIRLWRSPDKTRLVFDVSGEVSHKSFTLSNPNRLVIDIKGASRGSSLSKPNLKNTPVKNIRYGVQNKNDLRVVLDLNTRVKPESFLLKPYATYGHRLVIDLFDTGKAAPKPVVPPAIAKDRDIIIAIDPGHGGEDPGAIAHGGGYEKDIVLQISRELAKLINREQGFKAVLVRTGDYYIPLRRRTVIARNAGADLFVSVHADGFTDRRAHGASVFALSRTGATSETARWLAKKENSSDQIGGEGGISLNDKDEVLASVLLDLSMTSTLSASLEVGDKVLKNIGGINRLHKKQVEQAGFAVLKSPDIPSILVETGFITNPQESRKLKTRSHQRAMALKIHKGLTHYFYKKPPVDTLVARLKREGRINIRPDQYVIQAGDTLSEIAQRFDVSLNSLKRANQISSASRIRTGQVLVIPN, translated from the coding sequence ATGTCAATAAAGCCAGGGATCCTTGGGCTATTACTCAACCGTTTCCGTCAATCAGGCTCTGAACCGAAGGCATTAAAAAACAGCCGTCGTCAGTTTGTTGCCACAGGTGCAAAGCTGGCACTGGGTCTGTCGTTACTGAAAGCAGAAATTGTTCTGGCGGCCAGCAAGGTGATCAGAGACATACGACTCTGGCGATCCCCTGATAAAACACGGCTGGTGTTTGACGTTTCGGGAGAAGTTTCCCATAAAAGTTTTACCCTGAGTAATCCGAACCGGTTGGTGATTGATATCAAGGGAGCCTCCCGGGGCTCCTCCCTCTCTAAGCCCAACCTGAAGAATACGCCGGTAAAAAACATACGGTATGGTGTTCAGAACAAAAACGATCTGCGGGTGGTTCTGGATCTGAATACCAGAGTAAAGCCGGAAAGCTTTCTGCTGAAGCCTTACGCCACATACGGCCATCGTCTGGTGATTGACCTGTTTGATACCGGCAAGGCGGCCCCGAAACCTGTTGTTCCACCGGCCATTGCCAAAGACCGGGATATCATTATCGCCATTGACCCCGGCCATGGTGGTGAAGACCCGGGAGCCATTGCCCATGGTGGTGGCTATGAAAAGGATATTGTTCTGCAGATTTCCCGTGAGCTGGCAAAACTCATTAATCGTGAACAGGGCTTTAAGGCGGTTCTGGTTCGAACCGGTGACTATTACATCCCCTTACGTCGGCGAACCGTTATTGCCCGCAATGCCGGAGCAGACCTGTTTGTGTCTGTCCATGCGGATGGCTTTACGGATCGCCGGGCTCATGGTGCTTCGGTATTTGCCCTGTCCCGCACGGGTGCTACCTCTGAAACGGCACGCTGGCTGGCAAAGAAAGAGAACTCTTCTGACCAGATAGGCGGCGAGGGCGGCATATCCCTGAATGATAAAGATGAGGTGTTGGCCAGCGTGCTGCTGGATTTGTCGATGACTTCAACATTGTCTGCCAGCCTTGAGGTGGGCGATAAAGTGTTGAAAAACATAGGTGGTATTAACCGCCTGCATAAGAAGCAGGTGGAACAGGCCGGTTTTGCGGTACTGAAGTCCCCGGATATTCCATCCATTCTTGTGGAAACCGGGTTTATCACCAATCCGCAAGAGAGCCGCAAGCTGAAAACCCGAAGCCATCAGCGGGCTATGGCTCTGAAGATTCATAAGGGGCTAACCCATTACTTCTACAAAAAACCGCCAGTTGATACATTAGTGGCCCGACTGAAGCGCGAAGGGCGCATTAACATCCGGCCCGATCAGTATGTCATCCAGGCCGGTGATACGTTGTCAGAAATTGCCCAGCGTTTTGATGTCAGCCTGAACTCTCTCAAACGCGCTAACCAGATCAGCAGTGCCAGCCGTATCCGAACCGGCCAGGTGCTGGTGATTCCCAATTAA
- the mutL gene encoding DNA mismatch repair endonuclease MutL, translating into MKPIRLLDNRLANQIAAGEVVERPASVVKELLENSLDAGARRVTVEVESGGVKLIRIRDDGHGIGKNDLALALSRHATSKISELEDLEGVATLGFRGEALASISSVSRLTLTSNSGGQESGWQVRTEGRDMDAVVNPAPHPIGTTLEVKDLFFNTPARRKFLRTEKTEFSHLEEVVKRLALSRFDVGFTLRHNQRSVHQLRPANTQAEKDRRVASLCSPKFIENAVIIDVEASGLKLWGWVGLPTFSRSSADLQYFFVNGRVIRDKLVAHAVRQAYRDVLYNGRHPTFVLYLELDPSMVDVNVHPTKHEVRFRDGRTVHNFLFSTLHRALGEVTPDAQLPPSSLTEAQPQATGVEAGEFQGQENISLTTASKPAGQTAFASPGSPAGAGSFSRSVERAPEPAQIQKHLQAYSELYSAAASPAQVSTSSRPASAVGESAVPDYVSTAATPSAATPSAATPAITSVNDPLPASDTSGMPPLGFAVAQLKGIYILSENEQGMVLVDMHAAHERITYERMKVAWHADGIKAQPLLVPKSIAVSDREANTAEEFSGYFEKLGLALERMGPETLLVRQVPVMLQTADVEKLVRDVLADLSQHGDSDRVESQINEILATMACHGSVRANRRLSIEEMNALLRDMEQTERSGQCNHGRPTWTMLTMDQLDKLFLRGR; encoded by the coding sequence ATGAAGCCAATCCGCCTGCTGGACAACCGCCTTGCCAACCAGATCGCTGCTGGTGAAGTGGTTGAACGCCCTGCCTCCGTTGTTAAAGAGTTGCTGGAAAACAGTCTGGATGCGGGCGCAAGGCGGGTAACGGTAGAGGTGGAAAGTGGTGGTGTGAAACTGATCCGCATTCGTGATGATGGTCACGGGATTGGTAAAAATGACCTCGCGCTGGCGTTGTCCCGCCATGCCACCAGTAAAATCTCTGAGCTTGAAGACCTTGAGGGCGTGGCAACGCTGGGTTTTCGTGGAGAAGCCCTGGCCTCCATCAGCTCTGTGTCACGACTGACACTGACATCAAACTCCGGGGGACAGGAATCCGGCTGGCAGGTTCGTACCGAAGGGCGGGATATGGATGCGGTTGTGAATCCAGCTCCGCATCCAATTGGTACCACGCTGGAAGTCAAAGACCTGTTTTTCAATACACCGGCAAGACGTAAATTTTTGCGCACGGAAAAAACCGAATTCTCTCATCTGGAAGAAGTGGTAAAACGGCTGGCTCTCTCCCGCTTTGATGTGGGTTTTACCCTGAGACATAACCAGCGCAGCGTTCATCAGTTGCGTCCGGCAAACACTCAGGCAGAGAAAGACCGGCGGGTAGCTTCGTTGTGCAGCCCTAAATTCATTGAAAATGCAGTCATTATCGATGTTGAAGCCTCTGGTTTGAAACTGTGGGGCTGGGTTGGGCTGCCAACATTTTCCCGCTCCAGTGCTGATCTTCAGTACTTCTTCGTTAATGGTCGTGTGATTCGGGATAAACTGGTTGCTCATGCTGTGCGGCAGGCCTACCGCGATGTACTTTACAACGGACGTCATCCGACATTTGTTCTGTACCTTGAGCTGGACCCGTCCATGGTCGATGTCAATGTGCATCCGACCAAACATGAAGTTCGTTTTCGTGACGGGCGAACGGTGCATAACTTTTTGTTCAGTACACTGCACCGGGCTCTGGGAGAAGTGACGCCTGATGCGCAATTGCCTCCTTCCTCTCTGACCGAGGCTCAGCCACAGGCTACTGGCGTGGAAGCAGGAGAGTTTCAGGGACAGGAAAATATTTCGCTGACAACGGCCTCCAAGCCTGCCGGGCAGACTGCCTTTGCTTCACCTGGCTCACCGGCGGGGGCTGGAAGCTTTAGCCGGAGTGTTGAGCGTGCGCCGGAACCGGCTCAAATCCAGAAGCACCTGCAGGCTTACAGCGAATTGTATTCAGCTGCTGCAAGTCCTGCGCAAGTGAGTACATCATCCCGGCCTGCTTCGGCAGTAGGGGAGTCAGCGGTGCCGGATTATGTGTCTACAGCAGCAACTCCTTCCGCAGCAACTCCTTCCGCAGCAACTCCAGCCATTACCAGTGTGAATGATCCATTGCCTGCGTCTGATACCTCTGGTATGCCGCCACTCGGTTTTGCTGTGGCGCAGCTGAAAGGCATTTATATCCTGTCTGAAAATGAACAGGGCATGGTGCTGGTGGATATGCATGCCGCCCACGAACGCATCACTTATGAACGCATGAAAGTCGCCTGGCACGCAGATGGCATAAAGGCTCAACCTCTGCTTGTGCCAAAATCCATTGCTGTCAGCGACCGGGAAGCAAATACTGCTGAAGAGTTTTCTGGTTACTTTGAAAAACTGGGGTTAGCGCTTGAGCGCATGGGGCCGGAAACCCTGCTGGTGCGTCAGGTTCCGGTGATGCTGCAGACTGCCGACGTTGAAAAGCTGGTGCGTGATGTGCTGGCTGACCTGTCACAGCATGGCGACAGTGACCGGGTTGAATCCCAGATCAATGAAATTCTTGCCACCATGGCCTGCCATGGTTCGGTAAGGGCGAATCGTCGTTTATCTATCGAAGAAATGAACGCTCTGCTGCGAGACATGGAACAGACGGAACGCAGTGGCCAGTGTAATCATGGACGCCCAACCTGGACTATGCTGACAATGGATCAGCTGGATAAGCTGTTTTTACGGGGACGATAA
- a CDS encoding SRPBCC family protein codes for MKKACAFFLLIVMLLLMEVPQNNPRIRLQSQSLIREPVSEVWQQLSDLPQVQHYVPFVNGSDITTDQKTGEGAQRIVWLENQRTVQEEVIEWDDGQGYVLRLNDVSFFLPFHDMETRYRIEPDDEQGLQTDLAITLTVRPRFGLLGQWLLTPVITPRLQQQLDELADGVRYYFETGLSVSK; via the coding sequence ATGAAAAAGGCTTGTGCGTTTTTTTTACTCATTGTGATGTTGTTATTAATGGAAGTCCCGCAGAACAATCCCCGTATCCGGCTACAGTCCCAGTCGCTGATTCGTGAGCCAGTCTCTGAAGTGTGGCAACAGCTGTCTGACTTGCCGCAGGTACAACATTACGTTCCGTTTGTTAACGGCAGTGACATCACGACGGATCAGAAAACGGGCGAAGGTGCTCAACGTATTGTCTGGCTGGAAAACCAGCGGACAGTACAGGAAGAAGTGATTGAGTGGGATGATGGACAGGGCTATGTACTTCGGCTTAACGACGTTTCATTTTTTCTCCCGTTTCACGACATGGAAACACGCTATCGTATTGAACCGGACGATGAGCAGGGGCTTCAAACAGATCTGGCGATCACTCTCACCGTTCGCCCCCGCTTCGGGTTGCTGGGACAGTGGCTTCTGACGCCTGTGATCACTCCCCGTCTCCAGCAGCAGCTGGATGAGCTGGCTGATGGCGTGAGATACTATTTTGAAACAGGGTTGTCAGTGTCTAAGTGA
- a CDS encoding IS1 family transposase, translating to MLIYEIFGLVQVNPNIQKMDLGTGAVIHVGRACQEAEIDEQWSYVFEKSNQRWLWHAVDHATNTVLAYVFGKRKDEVFKKLKELLEPFGIKKFYTDDWGAYERNLDESRHIIGKENTQKIERKNLNFRTWIKRLARKTICFSKLEQMHDIVIGLLINKIEFGIDIHEI from the coding sequence TTGCTCATTTATGAAATATTCGGGTTAGTTCAAGTTAATCCAAATATTCAGAAAATGGATCTTGGAACGGGTGCTGTGATTCACGTAGGCCGTGCCTGCCAAGAGGCTGAGATAGATGAACAGTGGTCGTATGTGTTTGAAAAAAGTAACCAGCGTTGGCTTTGGCATGCAGTTGATCATGCGACCAATACTGTTTTGGCTTACGTTTTTGGGAAACGAAAGGATGAGGTTTTCAAAAAACTAAAAGAGCTTCTTGAACCATTTGGTATCAAGAAATTTTATACTGATGATTGGGGAGCCTATGAACGTAATCTCGACGAAAGCAGACACATCATTGGAAAAGAAAATACTCAGAAAATTGAACGTAAAAACCTGAATTTTAGAACTTGGATTAAGCGTCTGGCCAGAAAGACAATATGCTTTTCAAAGTTAGAACAAATGCACGATATTGTTATTGGCCTGTTGATCAACAAAATCGAATTTGGCATTGACATCCATGAAATATAA
- a CDS encoding IS1380 family transposase produces MNKFTQEQLRFHPSNGKTIRADFNGGELSSDFGALMLRETMLHSGIISRLTDGIDDKRHQSYIDHTLQELIAQRVLQMACGYEDANDSNHLRKDPIFKLANGRNPLDDDNHLASAPTYTRLGQSMTKRDIYNMTKALADHFISSYEYPPLAIIIDLDHTPAITHGGQQMNLFNAKYQDYCYLPLMIFEGLSGKLITSILRPGKTPTGRENAAILQRLIKLIRTRWPKTHLLVRGDSHFAQPELMQVVQDDPHSDYVLGKGAGHKTALRPKAKELLDEARKALDVKTGLAKLNNMPEPERLRLYGETDYQAKSWKGLDTRIIYKAEVNQKGDNPRFIVTSMMEASPEEIYEDLYCPRGQDENFIKHLKSDLSGDRLSDQGFLANHLRMFYACAAYVLHYELRTKALKGTELEKAQPSTVITKLCKVAVKVVEYKDRIKLHLPRSCPIKGLLQHITEVFYSMPLPRPG; encoded by the coding sequence ATGAACAAATTTACACAAGAACAGCTTCGTTTTCACCCCTCCAACGGAAAAACTATCCGGGCAGACTTCAATGGCGGAGAATTATCCTCTGATTTTGGCGCCCTGATGCTACGTGAAACAATGCTTCACAGCGGTATCATATCCAGGCTGACTGACGGCATTGACGATAAACGTCATCAATCCTACATCGACCACACCCTGCAAGAACTCATTGCCCAAAGAGTTTTGCAAATGGCCTGTGGTTATGAAGATGCAAACGACAGCAACCATCTGCGTAAAGACCCAATCTTTAAGCTTGCCAATGGAAGAAACCCACTGGACGATGATAACCATCTGGCTTCCGCTCCAACGTATACAAGGCTTGGTCAGTCCATGACCAAACGGGATATTTATAATATGACCAAAGCACTGGCTGATCACTTCATCAGCAGTTATGAATACCCGCCATTAGCCATCATTATCGACCTGGATCATACGCCTGCTATCACCCATGGCGGCCAGCAGATGAACCTGTTCAACGCCAAATATCAAGACTACTGTTACTTGCCCTTAATGATCTTTGAGGGGCTCAGCGGCAAGCTGATCACTTCGATCCTGCGTCCTGGAAAAACACCCACAGGCCGAGAGAATGCAGCTATTCTCCAGCGCCTCATTAAGCTGATCCGTACAAGATGGCCGAAAACCCATTTACTGGTTCGTGGGGATAGCCACTTTGCCCAACCAGAGTTAATGCAGGTTGTTCAGGATGACCCTCACTCCGACTACGTGCTGGGAAAAGGCGCAGGACACAAGACGGCCTTGCGACCTAAAGCCAAAGAGTTGCTGGATGAAGCGCGGAAAGCTCTCGACGTTAAAACCGGGCTGGCAAAACTGAACAACATGCCAGAGCCTGAGCGACTCAGGCTCTACGGAGAAACGGACTATCAGGCAAAAAGCTGGAAAGGGCTGGACACCCGGATAATCTATAAGGCAGAGGTCAACCAGAAAGGCGACAATCCCCGCTTTATTGTGACTTCGATGATGGAGGCTTCCCCCGAGGAAATATATGAAGACCTTTATTGTCCCAGAGGGCAGGATGAGAACTTCATTAAGCATCTGAAAAGTGATTTGTCCGGTGATCGCTTGTCAGATCAAGGCTTTCTGGCAAATCACCTGAGAATGTTTTACGCCTGCGCTGCTTATGTTCTTCACTATGAGCTGAGAACCAAGGCACTGAAAGGTACGGAGCTGGAAAAGGCACAGCCATCAACCGTGATCACAAAACTTTGTAAGGTCGCGGTTAAAGTGGTTGAGTATAAAGACCGAATCAAACTTCACTTGCCCCGCAGCTGTCCAATAAAAGGGCTTTTGCAGCATATAACCGAAGTCTTTTATTCAATGCCGCTGCCTCGACCGGGATAG